Below is a genomic region from Castanea sativa cultivar Marrone di Chiusa Pesio chromosome 2, ASM4071231v1.
AGAAATATAATCTCGGTTTGACTTTAATTTTCCTCTTCTAGCAAATCCAATTTGTACTTGTGTTTATCATGCTAAACCTTGTAATTATGTTGCAGTTGAAGgactattttgaaaattttttttgctaatatgCCCCTGTATACTTTGAATTTGCAGGTGTAGGTTAGATCTAGTTAGGGGAATTAGACCAAATCTTGTAATTATGTTGAAGTTGAGGGACTTTTTTGAATGAGTTATTGGTTAAATTGCATATTTGGTCCTCGATCTTTTATCTTTGTTTCTAAGTAGTCCTTATACTTTCAAATATTTCACTTTAGGCCCAATACtttcaaaattatttcaaaCAGGTCCTTATCGTAATTTGACGGATGAGAAATGCCGATAAGAAAAAATGGAATTCATTCTACGTCATGGGCTTCATGTCATCAAAGTGATATCGATTTCGTGAATTTCGTTTGCCACATTAGCATTTTCATCAATTAGATGATAGTGAGGAcctttttgaaacatttttaattataagggtgattttgaaaaaaaccaaaagttgATTACCAAATATGTAACTTAATCTAAATCCCTATTTTGCCCTTAGTAACCTATTTTTGTGGACTAAATTGCTCTTGGGTGAGTGATGATATTCTTATTTGCCCCCTGACATATCAATTAAATCCCTATTTTGTCCTTGATATACCAAAAGAGAAACactatttttcaactttttaaaaatgtatagtTTGAAAAATACTATACCTAAAAGGGAGGGAAttttatagaaataaaattgaaatgTAGTAACTTCTGTGTACAGTTAAATTTAAACACTTGATTATATTGattaataaaacataaatatttttattattttttaaaaaataattaaattcaatacagttatgtatttaaatttaattggaaaacaTCAAATAAAAGATACTCTATTTAAGTTTTAGGCACCGTTTGATAATAGtatttaaacaacgaaaactattgtttaaacaccgcaacacgtattttcacacactttttcaccatATGTATTTCCATAAAATTTAAACGTCGTTACtagaaattttttaccaaaCGAACtctactctttaaaaaattgtagcaTGAAAAATGCAATGAAACCCCATGCCAAACAGGCACTTATTACAAAGTAGAGAGAGAACTCTTATTTCTAGTTTTCTACAAACTTTAGGTTATTTGCTTATATAGTTTGCTGATTGTGTAGTGAAATACTATTCATAAATTATACAGGGTCTAGCTTTTTCAAATTCCATTCTAGAACTTTCAGTTGAGTCTAATGCTTCACCTTTCTGGAAAGTGCTTGTCTTTATcctttttaatacaaaattgatGGTTTACAAAGTGCAACTACAATTTGACCATGAAAAGGGATGCCTTCCCTTTTGTATATACTTACTGATTATAACAGTTTGTCCTTTGTCAATAAACAGTCCATCGAATGCAATAGTCGCCTTTTTGTCCCAATCtaaattcatttcaatccaGGCATATCATCCCCTACTAAATTTAGTCGATTTCAAATGATTATTTAACGTTCGTAGTAACAATGGGAAGAAAGTCCCAAAAAAATTACCAGTGTGTACTTTGTCTCGGTTTGATGGATGTGGGTATTACTGTACTGCTCCGATTATTGTTACAGTTTTTACAATACTTTGCATAATAGTTGAGTTAACAaacttttatagtttttatttgaATCTACACTAAGTATGCGTTTGGATAGAGTATACAAAGTCACGTCTTGCGTCTTACGTTTGCATATTTGTGGGACCCACTGCTACAGTAGCAGATTGAACTTAAATGCatagctttttttttccttcaacgcaccgttcttcgtgttcttcatgttcttgaAACTCAGCAAACCCATCAAAACAGAAgatcaaaaaaccaaaaccaagaCAGAAGCCACCAATCTAAGATTAAACCAATCAACCCATCAAACCCATACGAAACCtaaaccaaatcaaacccatcaaaTCCATATGAAAcccaaaccaaatcaaacccatcaaaCTGATCTACCCAGCAAACACAAATCAAACCTATCACCAATCTCAACCTCACCCAGCACTACCGACTTCCCATaccaaacccatcaaacccacTGCCGATCAACCCATCAAACCCACTGTCGATCAACCCATCCACCACCACTAACTTCCCATaccaaacccatcaaacccatTGCCGATTAACCCATCAAACCTACCGCCGATCAACCCATCCACCAAAGGGATGGGTATACCAAAGGGAACCCGATCTTTGCCGGTGTCGGACTAGGTTGTCTTCCTTGTGGATTTCTCTTCTAAGCTCTTCGCCAACGTTGGACCGATGTAGGTCTTCCTCATGGATTTCTCTGGTGGGTGTGGAACTCTCTTCTCGAAGACACAGGCGTTAGCTAGGGTGGGTGAGGAgtgaatagaagaaaaaaaaaaagtaaaaacgcGACCCTTAAATACTTTCAGCTAAGCTACAGTACTCGAACCCAAAAATAATCAGCTGGCGTTTTTCACTtatttgctacaatgttttcagttttcagcaaaatcaGCGGTATCCAAAAGGACCCTAACAccaattttttacttatcactAACAATATGTCATATCATCAGTTATGAAatattttgctaattttttctttttgtgtttatagACTTTCTCAATTGTTATAACAAATGGAAATAAACATGCTCATCTTTTAGCTAAATTTGCTTATGATATTGTTGATTACTGTGCTTGGATTGAAGAGGGTCCTTATTTTATAGAACAAATTCTTCTCCTGATGTATCTATGGCTTTTTCTATTTAATGAGTTTTCTAtttgttatctttttatcttttttctttatatttgaaaatgtgGTTTCtgtttgttataaaaaattaaaaaaaaatggcatgcAAGTGAGCCAGTTACACAATAACACGTTAGTTCTTCTAGTTCACCATAGGTAATAAATCATCACGCAATTGGCCACTTGCATTCAATATGCCAGAGAGATTGAATCTTTCAATTGTCTAAGTGAATGAAGGGCATGAGAAGATGAGATTGAATATTTCAATTGCCCTATCCTAAGTAGATAAAGTAGATGATTAGTTGAGTTAGTCTCAAAAGTCAAATCACCTAAAAAATgtaatctcaaattttcttttctcaaaaccaaTAATACATGGATTTCTCATTTCAAATTCAAGGAAGTGCAGTATTTTACAGATATCTCCCAGGTATGGATGTGAATGGTTCCCAGCAACAAAAGCGGTCACCTTGTTTCTCACTTCAATCCAACTACAACCAGGCATTTTCTTCACACCTTGGTCCAACATTGCCTCCCTAATCATCTCTGCTTCCTTCCACTGTCCACTTGCACAATACAAATTTGACAACACAACATAACTTATCTCTTTCTGAGGTTCTAAAATCTTTAAAGCTTCCCCCAAATGTGCTCCCACCCTTACATTCCAATGCACAGAACATGCTCCAAGCAGAGCCTCAGACGAGCTGGCTTTTGCATTTTCTGTTGCTGAATACCTATTAGCCAACTCTGTTGCTTCAGCCATGAATCCACCTCGGCCAAGCATATCCACCATGCATGCTACATGATCCATTTCAGGGCAAATCCCATAAACAGAAACCATAGATTCAAAAAAGAAGCGACTTTTCTCTATAAGACCCAAGTGGCTACAAGTCATCAACAGGCCAATGAAAGTTACTTTGTCAGGTTTTACTCCACATGCTACCATTTGTTCATAAAGCCATAGAGCCTGGCCAGCCAGTCCATGTaacccaaatccaaacaacATTGCATTCCAAGAGACCACATCCTTGTTAggaatttcattaaatgcacggcTTGAACCTTCTACATCACCACACTTGGCATACATGTTAATTAAACCATTGCCAACATAGACATCAGCATTCATACCAAAGTGAATTATGCAACCATGGACCATCTTACCATGCCCTAGTACTGCCAGGCTAGAACACGCATGAAGGACAGCTCCAAAAGCAAAATCATCAGGCTGTACGCAATTTCTCATCATGTCAACAAAGAAGCAAAGAGCTTCATCTCCATTCCCATTTCTTGCGTACCCTGCAATCATAGATGTCCATGAAACTATATTCTTCTCAGGTGCTTGCTGAAAAGCTAGAAAGGCTTCCTGGGTGTCCCCTACTCTCATATGGGCATCAATGATCGCATTCCAAGTCACTTGAGTGAGGGTTCCAAAGGACTCAAAGATCTTCATAGCATCATCCGGGCAATCTAGTCTAGCATAAAAGCTTAATACTGAGTTCTTAGCCTCCACTGCAGAGCTCCAACCAGTCTTAATTATAATTCCATGCACCAAGCATCCATACGAAAATTCTGATGATTCAGAACATGCATTCATGAGGGCACTTAATGTCCACTGATCTGGCTGACACAGACTCTCACGCATCTCTTTAAACAAATTCAAACATAATTCCACTTCACCACATCGAGCATGACTGGCGATCAGAATATTCCAAGCAATTTCCTCCTTTTTTGGAATCATGTGGAACACTTCGTGCGCAGAGTCAAATTGACAAGAATTTGTATGCGCAAACAAGAGCGAACACCAAGTTACTTCATTCCTACTTTGCATATCTTCAAAAACTTTGCTAGCACTGAAGGGACGCAAACACTTCCCGTACATGTCAATTAGCGAATTACAAACCGGCAACGAAGATTGGAACCCGGAAACAATAACCAAGGCATGGATTTTTACTCCGTGTGTAAGTTCACTTGAGCCTGC
It encodes:
- the LOC142624098 gene encoding pentatricopeptide repeat-containing protein At2g36980, mitochondrial; the encoded protein is MHSDLFQITSKISVLARSGRIKCARKLFDEMSHRDAVAWNAMLTGYSQLGLHQESLSLFRHMRISNTKPDHYSFTATLSACAGSSELTHGVKIHALVIVSGFQSSLPVCNSLIDMYGKCLRPFSASKVFEDMQSRNEVTWCSLLFAHTNSCQFDSAHEVFHMIPKKEEIAWNILIASHARCGEVELCLNLFKEMRESLCQPDQWTLSALMNACSESSEFSYGCLVHGIIIKTGWSSAVEAKNSVLSFYARLDCPDDAMKIFESFGTLTQVTWNAIIDAHMRVGDTQEAFLAFQQAPEKNIVSWTSMIAGYARNGNGDEALCFFVDMMRNCVQPDDFAFGAVLHACSSLAVLGHGKMVHGCIIHFGMNADVYVGNGLINMYAKCGDVEGSSRAFNEIPNKDVVSWNAMLFGFGLHGLAGQALWLYEQMVACGVKPDKVTFIGLLMTCSHLGLIEKSRFFFESMVSVYGICPEMDHVACMVDMLGRGGFMAEATELANRYSATENAKASSSEALLGACSVHWNVRVGAHLGEALKILEPQKEISYVVLSNLYCASGQWKEAEMIREAMLDQGVKKMPGCSWIEVRNKVTAFVAGNHSHPYLGDICKILHFLEFEMRNPCIIGFEKRKFEITFFR